The Pyxidicoccus xibeiensis genome includes the window GTGGACGTCATCCGCCACGCGGACTGGGTCGTCGACGTGGGCCCCGCGGCGGGAGAGCAGGGCGGGCGCATCCTCTACAGCGGTCCGCTGGAGGGCCTGGAGAAGGTGGAGGCGTCCCGGACGCGGCGCTACCTCTTCGGTGCCCAGGCCCCACGCCGCCGCGCGCCCCGCGCGCCCAGGGGCTGGCTTCGCCTGGAGGGCGTCACCCGCAACAACCTGCATGACCTCGCCGTGGACTTTCCGCTGGGCGTCTTCACCACGGTGACGGGGGTCTCCGGCTCCGGGAAGTCGAGCCTGGTGAGCCAGGTGCTGGTGGAACTGGTCTCCGAGCACCTCGGCCATGAGGTGCCCGCGGACGAGGAGGAGGGCGAGGAGCTGGAGCGCACCGTCGTGCTCACCACGGGCGGGCGGATTGTCGGCGGCATGGAGGGGCTCAAGCGACTGGTGCGGGTGGACCAGAAGCCCATCGGCCGCACGCCCCGGTCCAACCTGGCGACGTACACGGGCCTGTTCGACCACGTGCGCAAGCTCTTCGCCGCGACACCCGCCGCGCGCGCCCGGAAGTACGACGTGGGGCGCTTCTCGTTCAACGTGGCCAAGGGCCGCTGCGAGACGTGCGAGGGCGAGGGCTTCGTCAGCGTGGAGCTGCTCTTCATGCCCAGCGTCTATGCGCCCTGTCCCACGTGTCACGGCGCCCGCTACAACGCGAAGACGCTCGAAATCCAGTACCGGGGCAAGAACATCGCCGAGGTGCTGGGGATGACGGTGGACGCGGCCCATGACTTCTTCGCGGACGAGCCCCACGTGCACCGGGCGCTCGGCGTGCTGCGCGAGGTGGGCCTGGGCTACCTGCGCCTGGGGCAGCCCGCCACGGAGCTGTCCGGCGGCGAGGCCCAGCGCATCAAGCTGGCCACGGAGCTGCAGCGCGTGCAGCGCGGCACCACGCTCTACGTCCTGGACGAGCCCACCACGGGCCTGCACCCGTCCGACGTGGACAAGCTGATGTCGCAGCTCGACGGGCTGGTGGAGGCGGGCAACACCGTCATCCTCGTCGAGCACGACATGCGCGTCATCGCCGAGAGCGATTGGGTCATCGACATCGGCCCGGGCGCGGGGGAGGAGGGCGGCCGGGTGGTGGCGATGGGGACACCCGAAGAAGTCGCCCGCTCGACCAAGAGCCGCACCGCGCCGTTCCTCGCGCAGGTGGTGGGCTGAAACAGCCCGCGGGCCCGGGAGGACGTCCCCGGGCCCGCCGTCATGCTCAGAAGTAGTAGTCCCACTCCTGCGCGGTGCCACCGTTGCAGGTCGTGGCCACCAGCGGCACGCCGTTGGCGTCGGAGCCACCCTGGCGCGTCAGGCAGAGCGAGCGGTCATTGCCGTAGCGGACCGGGCCCGTCAGGTTCCACTTCTGGTTCATCGACGTGTTGCAGGTGAAGGTCTGCACGAAGCTGCCGTTGGTGGGCATGCCCGAGCCATTCAGGTACTGGCTGTCGCTGGGGCCGTACACGTCCAGGCACAGCCCGCCGTTCTGGATCTGCTGGTTGGCGAAGCTGAAGGTCTCCGTCGTGGAGCCCGCCAGGCAGTCCCAGAGGACCAGCCGGCTGTTGACGACGCGCGCGCACTTGTTGCTGGCGAGCCCGCCGTAGCGCAGCTGCCCGTTGCCGGACAGCGACCAGCGCTGGTTGGCACCGCCGAGCGCGCCGCACTCCCACATCTGGATGGGCGTGCCGTTGGCCGTGTTGCCCGCCTGCAGGTCCAGGCACATGCCACCGAAGCCGCGGACATACGTGTTCTCGAACACCCAGTCGTCGTCCGAGTGGCAGGCTTCAATCTGCACGCCGCTGCCGGAGGTCGCCGTCACCGGCGCCATGCAGAGGTTGCCGCTGGCGCCCGCCAGGTGGAGGTAGCGCTCGTCACCCGCGGACACGACCTGCTTCCACTCCTGGTCGTCGTACGCCTCGTCGCAGTCCCACAGGAAGGCCGCGTCCCCGGCGCCCACCGCGTAGTGCGAGGCCGCGCAGTTGCCACGCGGCGACACCAGGCTGCCCTGGATGCGCCGGCCGTAGGAGCGCTGGATGCTCGACACGTCGTTGGGGGACAGCGTCGCGTTCGGGTCGCAGTAGCTCATCACCGAGTCGCGGTCATAGCCGCCGTAGTACTGGGGGTTGTTGTTGGGCCAGCTCTGCTTCGCGCAGTTGCCGGCGCCCGTGGCGCCACCCTGGTAATCCGGCCGCTCCTCCTCGTGGTAGAAGCCGAGCGCGTGCCCCAGCTCGTGGATGGCCACCTGGGTGTTGTGCGTGTTCACCAGCTGGATGCCGTTGTTGACGCCGTTCAGGTTCTTTCCGCCGGGAGCGCAGGACGCGGGGTAGCACCCACACGCCGGGTCGCTCGCGGAGGTGCAGATGCGCAGGTGGAGCCCCGCCTCACCCGAGGTACAGGTGTCCCACTGGTTGAAGTTGATGCGCGCATAGCGCCCCCACGCCGCCTCGATGGCCGCGCGCCGATCCTCGCGCCAGGTGGCCGTCGCCGCGCCCGGGTTCTCCCAGCACACGTTGATGTCCACGCGGGCCGTGCCCGCGCCGGCCCAGTAGTAGTCCTTGTTGCCATAGAGCTCCTGGGAGACCTCCCCCTCCGGCGAAAGGGTGTCCTCCTCCACCAGGGCCTCCGGTCCACAGGCGGTCATCGACAGCAGCGAGAGCAGGGCGAATCCAGGAACGAGTCGTCTCGACATGGTGAAGCCTCCAGGGCGCGCTTCGTGGCGCGCTGAACGCCCCATCAACGGCGCCGCCGGGAAATCTTCCCGGAACCCTGTTCGTGGAGGGCCTTCTCTCGGAGTTCGAGACTTCGAGGGGTGTGCCCCACACAGGTCGTTGAGGCTGGAATGCAGGAGGGGCTTCCACTAAATCGCTCGCGTCGGCTTCAGAGGAGCAACCTTGAGCGAGCACACGGTCGAATTGACGGCTGAAACCTTCGAGCAGGCGACCGGCAAGCCCGGGGTGGTCCTGGTGGATTTCTGGGCGGAGTGGTGCGGTCCCTGCCGCGCCTTTGCCCCTGTGTACGACGCCGTCGCCTCCACGAACCCGGACGTCATCTTCGGGAAGGTGGACACCGAGGCGCAGCAGGAGCTGGCGGGCCAGTTCGACGTCCAGTCGATTCCCACGCTCGTCGCCTTCAAGGACGGCATCGTCGTGCACCGCTCCAGC containing:
- a CDS encoding ricin-type beta-trefoil lectin domain protein, which codes for MSRRLVPGFALLSLLSMTACGPEALVEEDTLSPEGEVSQELYGNKDYYWAGAGTARVDINVCWENPGAATATWREDRRAAIEAAWGRYARINFNQWDTCTSGEAGLHLRICTSASDPACGCYPASCAPGGKNLNGVNNGIQLVNTHNTQVAIHELGHALGFYHEEERPDYQGGATGAGNCAKQSWPNNNPQYYGGYDRDSVMSYCDPNATLSPNDVSSIQRSYGRRIQGSLVSPRGNCAASHYAVGAGDAAFLWDCDEAYDDQEWKQVVSAGDERYLHLAGASGNLCMAPVTATSGSGVQIEACHSDDDWVFENTYVRGFGGMCLDLQAGNTANGTPIQMWECGALGGANQRWSLSGNGQLRYGGLASNKCARVVNSRLVLWDCLAGSTTETFSFANQQIQNGGLCLDVYGPSDSQYLNGSGMPTNGSFVQTFTCNTSMNQKWNLTGPVRYGNDRSLCLTRQGGSDANGVPLVATTCNGGTAQEWDYYF